Proteins found in one Leptospira saintgironsiae genomic segment:
- a CDS encoding LIC12048 family lipoprotein, with protein sequence MRNIILGRNHMNSRALFLGLDSLFRGSFWIVVLSLSLFGSCAFFGDENGDVDLSTAIKLTAERVPLIKDPKPPAPNQLFNFAPGTEVKAAALGGAIDPTGTNIVNDFDGDGILNANETTTNVWVADYPQVNTIIAPPVTMKIEILYSSEQKSDEIISEISSQDFESTRNQGSENIHQNEISLRTVQYEDTYGSSLTVGIGGGSGVDGGVTVGDGVSNAVNNYVTGKTTNSKNEGTGVNYSNNSTKSWGGTYSTNKTVTKWADKPFKNNLDREGWNVKASSSTDKARKFRREKSEKINETSKVDPNAGYVRAALYIENQSVNMPVKLKNILCSLMFESAQGDLIPIQSFRLRNADYSLFEVSVYGGTKFGPYVIELDGLNTAEVQRAIASGYTPKIYIVDYDMAHVPDSNYKSMLVNFSGDNLKIVEENAKARTALIKIFGPGFREMYRVAAFDAVGADNDPCKAKTATSLVPGITLRKALDRIACSGISIEYENTIVNFEEMAPKIDKARIFSSGIKSIGGTARSVPCTPRANIVGSDGTSRSACEQDPLSAWDEKDPTAKENAGFWVVFSKGKYYNFTEYVMQGQDPNKVAVTFDPSSPKPAQVLKGIDSTIWAGDQIDIVYISLKDYGAKIKDFGTTPLVTNIPFTMNTTWDKFQLGDTPYYPTKNSKYLGAVGFGERVSVQIKLDQTRYLNPNFGTPDIGGSFQYFKDFSYDMKRSVTKDLYEYSQIADFEVSMGFGGQRTDWLHIEKDINTTGDPYKLQSCGVNFVLVTQTLTLCLQLPSKHLTLDPDNTVIELYLRPAYNNAYRQSVWPLHFSQVSKMRGQLATSIEEGQNTIRIYNAGGRIDQGDLLSIGDKADIFTISATPDPADSSGVTTITLSNPTTFKADKTTLVSTKGSLVAPDVKILQDTGFVSQWNTDYLVSFVPTAFMTAQNLDFLSSGSVDCVAKPKHPASCLGLRPDYNAVNWIGNYNRGVAAWSSWADGGDFSNFLANGLLSLNNSLGKLYQLLPGSSDVQVSQHASGTSALTGLVTVSSGDYALAIWKRDTNLYGRFYRLSTQLEVGIMGTPSTTLGTPLNTTAVSGSFTAKANENGKVIICWENGNDIWVNFYDLGTQTKLYADAKAMTRASGATNFSAAIGTTHAIVAWDNVVPNGLVYDDYIDTRIYNLSTGAGVNLFGVAHYTPNWINTNRQPYYVAIAATGNRAFLTYFMNSGDSGTSTINADATVIDMPTAAKVGSNIALVRQTINKGGSVSGYSVGMTGNKGVFVYRMPNASIYARGVNLDTQALLGTAPFVVDSNVSLTSPFKLTVSQDPGLVLYSSATNDVRLRVLSMANGQLLYNNHVVLSNALPATARNVAAPVVGSTGIIFAAWEHAEGTGRTIRGRLALLGSNSFSAIGNGEFFLSTTNAGIQTTPSVEIGSSTVNGVAFWTAPNETPLPLIRRYAVNLQNPGALQYGLNNFFVAPLIERDYTITTQIKY encoded by the coding sequence ATGAGAAATATTATATTAGGTAGAAATCATATGAATAGCAGAGCACTTTTCTTAGGTTTAGATTCTTTGTTTCGCGGATCCTTTTGGATTGTAGTCTTATCATTATCCTTATTTGGATCTTGTGCATTTTTTGGGGACGAAAATGGAGATGTGGATCTTTCTACTGCAATCAAGCTGACTGCTGAGAGAGTTCCCCTCATAAAAGACCCGAAGCCTCCTGCACCGAATCAACTCTTCAATTTTGCTCCTGGGACAGAGGTCAAAGCTGCTGCTTTGGGTGGAGCTATCGATCCCACTGGGACGAATATAGTAAACGATTTCGACGGGGATGGGATTTTAAATGCCAATGAAACAACAACTAACGTTTGGGTAGCCGATTATCCGCAAGTGAATACGATTATCGCTCCTCCTGTCACTATGAAGATCGAGATTCTTTATAGTTCTGAGCAAAAGAGTGATGAGATCATAAGCGAGATCAGTTCCCAGGACTTTGAATCTACTCGAAACCAAGGATCTGAAAATATTCACCAGAACGAGATAAGTCTTAGAACTGTGCAATATGAGGATACTTACGGAAGTTCCCTGACGGTAGGGATAGGCGGCGGTTCGGGTGTAGATGGTGGGGTTACTGTTGGCGATGGGGTTAGTAATGCTGTCAATAACTACGTTACTGGTAAGACTACTAACAGTAAGAATGAAGGTACTGGAGTTAATTACAGCAATAATTCCACTAAAAGTTGGGGAGGAACTTACTCCACAAATAAAACAGTGACCAAATGGGCAGATAAACCATTTAAAAATAATTTGGATCGAGAAGGGTGGAACGTAAAGGCAAGTTCCAGCACTGATAAGGCTAGAAAATTCCGCAGGGAAAAATCCGAGAAGATTAACGAAACATCTAAGGTAGATCCGAATGCAGGCTATGTAAGAGCAGCTCTATATATCGAAAACCAATCGGTAAATATGCCGGTCAAGTTGAAAAACATTCTTTGCTCGTTGATGTTTGAATCTGCACAAGGGGATTTAATTCCAATTCAAAGCTTTCGTTTACGTAACGCCGATTATAGTTTATTCGAAGTATCTGTTTATGGTGGAACCAAGTTTGGACCGTATGTAATCGAACTTGATGGATTGAATACTGCTGAGGTTCAAAGAGCGATTGCTTCCGGATATACTCCTAAGATTTATATTGTAGATTACGATATGGCACATGTTCCGGATTCGAATTATAAATCCATGTTGGTTAATTTTAGTGGCGATAACCTAAAGATCGTTGAGGAGAATGCGAAAGCTAGAACTGCATTAATTAAGATCTTCGGACCTGGATTTAGAGAAATGTACCGAGTGGCTGCTTTCGATGCAGTCGGTGCAGATAACGATCCATGTAAGGCTAAAACTGCCACATCATTGGTTCCTGGAATTACTCTTAGAAAGGCTCTCGACCGGATTGCCTGTTCTGGTATCTCTATCGAGTATGAAAATACGATTGTCAATTTTGAGGAGATGGCTCCAAAAATTGATAAGGCAAGAATTTTCAGCAGCGGTATTAAAAGTATAGGAGGAACTGCTCGATCTGTTCCTTGCACTCCAAGAGCCAATATTGTTGGATCAGATGGTACTTCTCGTTCTGCTTGTGAACAAGATCCGCTAAGTGCCTGGGACGAAAAGGATCCAACTGCTAAGGAAAATGCAGGTTTCTGGGTCGTATTCTCAAAAGGTAAATACTATAACTTTACTGAATATGTAATGCAAGGTCAGGATCCGAACAAGGTTGCAGTAACCTTCGATCCTAGTTCTCCAAAACCAGCTCAGGTTTTGAAAGGAATCGATTCTACAATTTGGGCCGGAGATCAAATAGATATAGTTTATATTTCTTTAAAGGATTACGGGGCGAAGATCAAGGATTTCGGAACAACTCCTCTTGTTACCAATATTCCTTTTACAATGAATACCACTTGGGATAAATTCCAACTGGGAGATACTCCATATTATCCTACCAAGAATTCTAAATATCTAGGTGCAGTTGGATTTGGAGAGAGAGTGAGCGTCCAAATCAAACTAGACCAAACTCGTTATTTGAATCCGAATTTCGGAACTCCAGACATTGGAGGAAGTTTTCAATACTTTAAAGATTTCTCTTACGATATGAAACGATCTGTGACCAAAGATCTGTATGAATACAGTCAGATTGCAGACTTTGAGGTCAGTATGGGATTCGGCGGTCAACGAACTGATTGGCTGCATATCGAAAAGGATATTAACACAACTGGGGATCCGTACAAGCTCCAGTCCTGTGGTGTAAACTTTGTTTTAGTTACTCAAACTTTAACCTTATGCCTCCAGCTTCCTAGCAAACATTTGACATTAGATCCTGATAATACTGTAATCGAGCTCTATCTAAGGCCTGCATATAATAATGCGTATCGCCAAAGCGTTTGGCCATTGCATTTTTCCCAAGTGTCCAAGATGAGAGGGCAATTAGCCACCAGCATAGAAGAGGGACAAAATACAATCCGTATATATAATGCTGGAGGCAGGATCGATCAGGGAGACCTGTTGTCCATCGGAGATAAAGCGGATATATTTACGATTTCTGCTACTCCGGACCCAGCTGACTCGAGTGGAGTTACCACAATTACTCTTAGTAATCCTACCACGTTTAAGGCAGACAAAACGACCTTAGTATCGACTAAGGGAAGCTTAGTAGCTCCGGATGTTAAGATTCTACAAGATACCGGGTTTGTTTCTCAATGGAATACCGATTATCTCGTAAGTTTCGTACCGACAGCTTTTATGACGGCACAAAATCTAGACTTTTTAAGCTCTGGTTCAGTGGATTGTGTTGCAAAACCAAAACATCCTGCGAGCTGTTTAGGACTTCGTCCGGATTATAACGCAGTAAATTGGATCGGTAATTATAACCGAGGGGTTGCTGCTTGGAGTTCTTGGGCAGATGGGGGAGATTTTAGTAATTTCTTAGCGAATGGCTTATTGTCTCTGAATAATAGTTTAGGTAAATTGTATCAATTACTACCTGGATCCTCAGATGTTCAAGTTAGTCAGCATGCCTCTGGCACCTCAGCTTTAACTGGACTCGTAACTGTTTCCAGTGGAGACTACGCTTTAGCAATTTGGAAAAGAGACACGAATCTTTACGGTAGATTTTATCGACTTTCGACTCAGCTTGAAGTTGGGATTATGGGAACACCTTCGACTACATTGGGAACACCGTTAAACACTACTGCTGTTTCTGGATCTTTTACCGCCAAAGCAAATGAAAATGGTAAGGTGATTATTTGCTGGGAAAACGGTAACGATATATGGGTCAATTTCTATGATTTGGGTACTCAAACTAAATTATATGCTGATGCTAAAGCTATGACCCGGGCAAGTGGAGCCACGAATTTTAGCGCCGCGATCGGGACTACTCACGCAATTGTGGCCTGGGACAATGTAGTTCCGAATGGTCTTGTGTATGACGATTATATCGATACGCGAATATACAATCTCAGCACTGGTGCAGGTGTAAACTTGTTCGGAGTTGCACATTACACCCCGAATTGGATCAATACGAATCGCCAACCTTATTACGTTGCAATTGCTGCAACCGGTAATCGGGCTTTTCTCACCTATTTTATGAATTCAGGTGACTCAGGCACTTCTACTATAAATGCCGATGCAACAGTGATAGATATGCCTACAGCCGCCAAAGTGGGAAGTAATATTGCTTTGGTTCGACAAACAATAAATAAAGGAGGATCGGTTTCCGGATACTCGGTAGGGATGACTGGGAATAAAGGAGTATTTGTATATAGGATGCCTAACGCAAGTATCTACGCGAGGGGAGTTAATTTAGATACTCAGGCCCTCCTTGGCACAGCGCCATTCGTTGTAGATTCAAACGTTTCTCTTACTTCTCCGTTTAAACTTACCGTTTCACAAGATCCTGGTTTGGTTTTATATAGCTCTGCCACAAATGATGTGCGCCTAAGAGTCCTGTCCATGGCGAATGGCCAATTGTTGTATAACAACCATGTGGTGTTAAGCAATGCGTTACCTGCTACTGCTCGTAACGTAGCCGCCCCTGTGGTTGGGAGCACTGGTATAATATTCGCTGCTTGGGAACATGCAGAAGGAACTGGTAGAACGATTAGAGGCAGATTGGCTTTATTGGGCTCTAATTCTTTTTCAGCCATAGGCAACGGAGAATTTTTCCTGAGCACGACAAATGCTGGGATCCAAACGACACCTTCCGTTGAGATAGGAAGTTCTACTGTTAATGGGGTAGCGTTCTGGACAGCTCCTAATGAGACTCCTTTGCCATTGATCCGAAGATATGCAGTTAATCTGCAGAATCCAGGTGCTTTACAGTATGGTCTGAATAATTTCTTCGTCGCTCCATTGATCGAAAGAGATTATACGATCACTACACAAATCAAATATTGA
- a CDS encoding LIC12048 family lipoprotein, whose product MYDLIVRIVVRKFILASVAFTFAGCLSDLGFGNGNVDLTKATWLVAEKVPLIRDKGGLPGLPTPPIVPIDNLFSLPPGTKVSVKALGGAIDPTGTNILNDFDGDGIQNANETTTNVWVADYPMIDTIIAPPVTMKIAIELNSSQQADEIISEIGSQDFASTRNEGSEKIHQNELNLKTVQFQDTYSDSISLNSASSFSESMGAKWQGTGANYGTSSSKNWGVTASTSKTLTKWADKPFVNNLDREAWSVKANSSSDKAMKYRRDKAAKVSTTSKVNPNAGYVRAALYIENQTVNMPVKIKNILCSLMFETGEGDLIPIQSFRLLNSDFSPFEVSVYGGTKFGPYVIELSTLNTAEVEKAIASGYTPKIYIVDYEMTHVPDSNYRSSLLNFTGDNLKIVEENSKARTALVKIFGPGFREMYRVAAFDAGVADVDLCNTTSVSTNLSPGITLRNALKRIECSGLEITYENVAVDMQEVAPKLNSSRIFASSIKSIGGIKNTVPCEPGDLEYTGSDGVKRKACIQKPISAWTEEEKNNAGFWVVFSKGKYYNFTEYVLFGSNKETAIFDPASPRPASVLKGIDSMIWAGDTIEIVYISMRDYGAKLRDFGTNPLVTNLPFKLNTAWDLASLGDHTYYPNTNSVYLGAVGFGEQIELTIKLDKTQYLNPSFGVPSSTSPLQYFTDFSYNRITSSLLFERTEMADFEISMGFGAQRTDWMHIEKDLGSSDPYKLQSCGVTFSHATQTLKLCVKLPTQHDVLDVETSVVELYIRPALNNAYRRTVWPLAYSKVGKMRGTLADAIVGANNSLTIRVMKPYGLIEKNDVLQIGNNPQTFSVVNFSTTPDTDGGVSIQLDQPVTFSADKTTTVITQSGLTQADVKITQDTGFIAKWNLETTNPTSYTTAQNLPFRANSSVSCTTEAKHPLGCLGFYPDFNAINWMGNYNQGVALWSSWADGGDFDGFLSNGLFGLATSNSLVYRLEAGASDYIVGEHTGSNPLSNPQTVTYNDYTLVIWKKDGDIWGRMYTTSTQQPLAAQFDMNSASMNIGTNGKFVAKVNENGKVILVWENGNDIFVNFWNMTTATPTKIGTDSKVVTRPYEVGGLFIDAAIGTSRAVVVYNQSYVTQVLDYIAIWTRHDAVARVYDATTGNPVAATFIYAYREDAAGRGKMVVAASATGNYALLSGYATFDAYGVAYHQAYNLSTPANVGSLNTVNDVGGYTNSIRSVAYSVGGTNPYAMTLWRTNSGFLNGAGVNLTTGALVKPAFRVDPNTVTNSWNVSANQNQGLVLYSTIADNAMRMKVLSLSDGQLAYNTSLVLNSNSSATGRNAGSAVLNGKNALATWEHVEGAKSTIRGRVAILDDSTVDKFFLKGSGEFFLSTLNQGAQTGAVVSTLQNSNFAMAFWLSQDALQPRIRGFNVNLLNPGTLQYGLNNFFVSPLIERDYTIISKIKF is encoded by the coding sequence ATGTACGATTTGATCGTCAGGATTGTTGTTAGGAAATTTATATTAGCTTCGGTTGCATTTACCTTTGCAGGTTGTTTAAGTGATCTAGGTTTTGGGAACGGGAACGTAGATTTAACAAAAGCAACTTGGCTTGTTGCTGAAAAGGTTCCATTAATTCGCGATAAAGGCGGCCTTCCTGGTTTGCCGACACCTCCTATCGTTCCTATAGATAATCTTTTCAGCCTTCCTCCGGGAACTAAGGTAAGCGTAAAAGCATTAGGTGGAGCAATCGATCCCACAGGAACAAATATCCTAAACGATTTCGATGGTGATGGGATCCAGAATGCAAATGAAACGACGACTAACGTATGGGTGGCCGATTACCCGATGATCGACACTATCATTGCTCCGCCGGTAACGATGAAGATAGCGATCGAATTAAATTCAAGCCAACAGGCAGACGAAATTATAAGTGAGATCGGATCCCAAGATTTTGCCTCTACCCGAAATGAAGGTTCTGAGAAAATTCATCAGAACGAACTGAACTTAAAGACCGTTCAGTTCCAGGATACTTACTCTGATTCTATATCATTGAATTCCGCTAGTTCATTCTCGGAAAGTATGGGCGCTAAATGGCAAGGAACAGGAGCTAACTACGGGACAAGCTCCTCTAAGAACTGGGGAGTTACCGCATCCACTTCGAAGACATTAACTAAATGGGCAGATAAACCTTTTGTAAATAATCTAGATAGAGAAGCTTGGAGCGTTAAAGCAAATTCTTCTAGCGATAAAGCGATGAAGTATCGTAGAGATAAAGCTGCGAAAGTAAGTACTACTTCTAAGGTAAATCCAAATGCAGGTTATGTAAGAGCTGCGTTATATATTGAAAACCAAACAGTAAATATGCCGGTTAAAATTAAGAACATTCTTTGTTCTCTAATGTTTGAAACGGGAGAAGGAGATCTAATTCCAATTCAAAGTTTCAGACTTTTGAATTCTGATTTTAGTCCTTTTGAAGTTTCGGTGTATGGGGGAACTAAGTTTGGACCCTATGTGATCGAGTTAAGCACGCTAAACACGGCCGAGGTAGAGAAGGCGATTGCATCTGGATACACTCCAAAGATCTATATCGTAGATTATGAAATGACACATGTTCCTGATTCGAATTACCGCTCTTCTCTTTTGAATTTTACAGGGGATAACTTAAAGATCGTCGAAGAAAACTCAAAGGCAAGAACTGCGCTTGTGAAAATTTTCGGACCGGGCTTTAGAGAAATGTATAGAGTAGCTGCCTTTGATGCAGGTGTGGCTGATGTGGATTTATGCAATACAACTTCCGTTTCCACGAATTTATCTCCCGGAATCACTTTGCGAAATGCTTTAAAAAGAATCGAATGTTCTGGATTAGAAATAACGTATGAAAACGTCGCCGTTGATATGCAAGAGGTTGCACCAAAATTAAATTCATCCCGGATCTTTGCTAGTTCGATCAAGTCGATTGGAGGGATCAAGAATACTGTTCCTTGTGAGCCTGGAGATTTAGAATATACCGGATCGGATGGTGTAAAAAGAAAAGCCTGCATCCAAAAACCGATTAGCGCTTGGACTGAAGAAGAGAAAAATAACGCAGGCTTCTGGGTTGTATTCTCAAAAGGTAAGTATTACAATTTCACTGAATATGTATTATTTGGAAGTAATAAAGAGACTGCTATTTTCGATCCCGCAAGTCCAAGACCGGCTTCCGTCCTAAAAGGAATCGATTCAATGATTTGGGCAGGAGATACGATTGAGATCGTATATATCTCCATGCGCGATTACGGAGCGAAGCTGCGTGATTTCGGAACAAATCCTCTGGTCACCAATCTTCCATTCAAATTGAATACAGCATGGGATCTCGCATCTTTAGGAGATCACACTTATTATCCGAATACTAACTCTGTTTACTTGGGAGCAGTAGGATTTGGTGAACAGATTGAATTAACAATCAAGTTAGACAAAACTCAATACTTGAATCCAAGTTTTGGGGTTCCGTCTTCAACTAGTCCTCTTCAATACTTTACGGATTTCTCATATAACAGGATAACTTCTTCTCTTCTCTTTGAAAGGACCGAGATGGCTGATTTTGAGATCAGTATGGGCTTCGGGGCTCAAAGAACAGATTGGATGCATATCGAAAAGGATTTAGGAAGTTCCGATCCTTACAAGCTCCAATCATGCGGTGTGACCTTTAGTCATGCAACTCAGACTTTGAAACTTTGCGTGAAGCTTCCTACCCAGCACGATGTTTTGGATGTAGAGACATCCGTTGTAGAATTATATATCCGACCTGCCTTAAATAACGCGTACCGTAGAACGGTCTGGCCTTTGGCTTATTCTAAGGTAGGAAAGATGCGTGGAACTTTGGCCGATGCAATAGTGGGCGCTAATAACTCACTGACGATTCGAGTGATGAAGCCATATGGATTGATAGAGAAAAATGATGTATTACAGATCGGTAATAATCCTCAGACATTCTCTGTAGTTAATTTTTCTACGACCCCAGACACTGATGGAGGGGTTTCGATTCAGCTCGATCAACCGGTCACCTTCTCGGCTGATAAAACAACTACTGTCATTACGCAGAGTGGCCTTACACAAGCGGATGTCAAGATCACGCAAGACACTGGGTTTATTGCAAAGTGGAACTTGGAAACGACCAATCCAACTTCTTACACGACAGCACAAAATTTACCGTTCCGCGCTAATTCATCCGTTAGTTGTACAACGGAAGCCAAACATCCTCTTGGGTGTTTGGGATTTTATCCTGATTTCAATGCGATCAATTGGATGGGAAATTATAATCAGGGAGTCGCTCTTTGGAGTTCTTGGGCGGACGGAGGTGACTTTGACGGTTTTCTATCGAATGGATTATTCGGCCTTGCTACTAGCAATAGTCTCGTCTATCGATTGGAAGCAGGGGCTTCTGACTATATTGTCGGAGAACATACCGGCTCTAATCCTTTGAGTAATCCACAAACTGTGACTTACAATGATTATACCTTAGTCATTTGGAAAAAAGATGGGGATATCTGGGGAAGAATGTATACCACTTCAACCCAGCAACCTTTAGCTGCTCAATTCGATATGAATTCTGCAAGCATGAATATCGGTACCAATGGCAAGTTCGTAGCGAAAGTGAATGAAAATGGTAAAGTAATTTTGGTGTGGGAGAATGGAAACGATATCTTCGTAAACTTCTGGAATATGACTACAGCTACACCGACCAAAATTGGTACTGATTCTAAAGTGGTCACTCGACCATATGAAGTAGGCGGGTTGTTTATAGATGCTGCGATCGGAACGAGTCGAGCGGTTGTTGTATACAACCAAAGTTACGTAACTCAAGTATTAGATTATATAGCTATATGGACAAGACACGATGCAGTAGCTCGAGTTTATGATGCAACGACTGGTAATCCGGTAGCTGCAACTTTCATTTATGCTTATAGAGAGGACGCAGCTGGCAGAGGGAAGATGGTTGTTGCGGCGAGTGCTACCGGCAATTACGCCTTGCTTTCAGGTTATGCTACATTTGATGCTTATGGAGTTGCTTATCATCAGGCTTACAATCTTTCTACACCTGCGAATGTTGGTAGTCTTAACACCGTAAATGATGTAGGAGGTTATACAAATTCGATCCGATCCGTTGCCTATTCTGTGGGTGGAACCAATCCATACGCTATGACCTTGTGGAGAACCAATAGCGGTTTCTTGAATGGGGCAGGTGTGAATCTGACGACAGGGGCATTAGTAAAACCTGCCTTCCGGGTGGATCCGAATACCGTCACAAACTCTTGGAATGTATCTGCAAATCAGAATCAGGGATTAGTTCTCTATTCGACGATAGCGGATAACGCAATGCGTATGAAAGTTTTGTCTTTGTCAGATGGACAGTTGGCTTATAATACTTCTCTCGTTTTAAATTCGAATTCTTCCGCAACAGGTCGTAATGCAGGTTCTGCGGTTTTGAATGGTAAAAATGCGTTAGCTACTTGGGAACATGTTGAGGGGGCTAAATCTACCATCCGTGGAAGGGTGGCTATCCTTGATGATAGCACGGTCGACAAATTCTTTTTGAAAGGGAGTGGTGAGTTCTTCTTGAGCACTCTCAATCAGGGAGCTCAAACAGGTGCGGTTGTCTCTACATTACAAAATTCGAATTTTGCAATGGCTTTCTGGCTTTCTCAGGATGCTCTCCAGCCGAGGATCCGTGGTTTTAATGTCAATCTTCTAAATCCAGGAACTTTGCAATACGGTTTGAATAACTTCTTCGTTTCACCTCTTATCGAGCGTGATTATACGATCATATCGAAGATTAAATTCTAA
- the coaE gene encoding dephospho-CoA kinase (Dephospho-CoA kinase (CoaE) performs the final step in coenzyme A biosynthesis.), with translation MTRSSLRTDRAFLVGITGMIGGGKSTAARILEELGGVRISADEIARKYTDPDSPISKELIDSLGPEILDESDKIDRKRIAKLVFGNPEKLKILNSLTHPRIRKEFLEVLGSLKEASLVLWEVPLLFETDSYTLCDTTVCVISDPEVSLERTVKRDGISREEAEARAKSQLSLQEKAKKADYSIKNTGDLQDLRKECEYLYAELKGRMK, from the coding sequence ATGACTCGGTCCTCTCTTAGAACTGACAGGGCTTTTCTTGTCGGGATCACTGGGATGATCGGTGGAGGTAAATCCACCGCGGCTCGGATCTTAGAAGAGTTGGGCGGAGTAAGGATCAGCGCTGACGAAATTGCCCGTAAATATACGGACCCAGACAGCCCGATCTCTAAGGAACTGATAGATTCCTTGGGTCCAGAAATTCTGGATGAGTCTGATAAAATAGATCGAAAAAGGATCGCAAAGTTAGTGTTCGGTAATCCCGAAAAACTAAAGATCCTAAACTCTTTAACACATCCGAGGATACGTAAGGAGTTTTTGGAAGTTCTGGGCAGCTTGAAAGAAGCGAGCCTGGTGCTGTGGGAAGTCCCACTTCTATTCGAAACGGACTCTTATACACTTTGTGATACTACAGTCTGTGTGATCTCAGACCCTGAAGTTTCCTTAGAAAGGACAGTAAAAAGGGACGGGATTAGCAGAGAAGAAGCGGAAGCCAGGGCAAAAAGCCAGCTTTCACTTCAGGAAAAAGCGAAGAAGGCCGACTATTCCATTAAGAACACAGGGGATTTGCAGGACCTTCGTAAAGAATGCGAATATTTGTACGCTGAGTTAAAAGGAAGAATGAAATGA
- a CDS encoding SPOR domain-containing protein: MKEKIFYVINLDNKRISLLSLFLVGLLFSFFFLGVSVGRKRGQVQDDLALNSNRDNIQSLSSSAVNQAIEESSATSNIKKEEEVKFRNLPPGAEVVDLRSDISPAKKEEPSKIEVEAPSSSHPEKKLVRKEKESKKSVHTSPRKAAVHKADNDFFVQVAAFKTKEKADELKSSLGGKSYVKKTKNGYFTVRMGNFPSKDDAEKSMKKLPGNLKENALVSKE; encoded by the coding sequence ATGAAGGAAAAAATTTTCTACGTCATCAATCTGGACAATAAAAGGATCTCCCTACTCTCTCTATTTTTAGTGGGACTTCTTTTTTCATTCTTCTTCTTAGGAGTTTCCGTAGGTAGAAAGAGAGGCCAAGTGCAAGACGACCTGGCTCTGAACTCCAATAGAGATAATATACAATCCTTATCTTCTTCCGCTGTGAACCAAGCGATAGAAGAATCATCAGCTACTTCTAATATTAAAAAAGAAGAAGAAGTTAAATTCAGAAATCTTCCTCCTGGTGCAGAAGTTGTGGATCTAAGATCCGATATTTCTCCTGCAAAAAAAGAAGAACCATCTAAGATTGAAGTAGAAGCTCCATCTTCTTCTCATCCTGAAAAAAAATTAGTTCGGAAAGAAAAGGAATCTAAAAAATCCGTTCATACTTCTCCTCGTAAGGCGGCGGTACACAAGGCCGATAATGATTTTTTCGTTCAAGTAGCGGCGTTTAAGACCAAAGAAAAGGCAGATGAACTCAAGTCGTCTTTAGGTGGGAAGTCCTACGTGAAAAAAACTAAAAATGGCTATTTTACTGTCCGCATGGGAAATTTTCCGTCCAAAGATGACGCTGAAAAATCTATGAAAAAACTTCCAGGTAACTTGAAAGAAAACGCTTTGGTCTCTAAGGAATAA
- a CDS encoding FFLEELY motif protein, with translation MDLKELEPVRLAVVRSTIERLRHTYSDLLTSIKGYDGIPSFFENNLYAPTNKEERDNALESLYEKLKTVAGKSMTDNIHQIILLNKLTDSLDFDTAKVVIENNLMENGEIPQESLYAALGATGRFDDRRAQISMVGDTLKFFFSLSKLPMVKLIMAPIKVAASMVGATSLVDTMEAGYNLSSKIKDLQPFIDSFIDRENRLLGKLINGEKHEPIQF, from the coding sequence ATGGATCTGAAAGAACTCGAACCAGTTCGTCTTGCCGTTGTCAGATCCACAATCGAAAGATTGCGTCATACATATTCGGATCTTTTAACATCGATTAAGGGATACGATGGGATTCCCTCCTTTTTCGAAAACAATCTCTATGCTCCTACCAATAAGGAAGAAAGAGACAATGCACTCGAAAGTTTATACGAAAAATTAAAAACGGTCGCGGGTAAGTCCATGACCGATAATATCCATCAGATTATTCTACTAAACAAACTCACTGACTCTTTGGATTTTGATACTGCAAAAGTAGTGATCGAAAACAATCTGATGGAGAATGGAGAAATTCCTCAAGAAAGCCTTTATGCAGCTTTGGGTGCGACCGGCAGATTCGATGATAGAAGAGCTCAGATCAGCATGGTGGGAGACACTCTAAAGTTCTTCTTCTCCCTTTCCAAACTTCCTATGGTAAAACTCATTATGGCGCCGATCAAAGTTGCGGCATCTATGGTAGGGGCGACTTCTTTAGTGGATACTATGGAAGCAGGTTATAATCTTTCTTCAAAGATCAAAGATTTACAACCATTCATTGATTCATTTATAGATAGAGAAAACAGACTTTTAGGCAAACTGATCAACGGCGAAAAACACGAGCCTATCCAATTTTAA